From the genome of Scytonema hofmannii PCC 7110, one region includes:
- a CDS encoding filamentous hemagglutinin N-terminal domain-containing protein, with protein sequence MSGVFVRLGWLTGLKIAIGGTLIFWSNSTLAQVTPDTTLGAEGSVVTPNVEIKGVVSDAQGQELEVLRIDGGAIRGGNLFHSFQEFNVGEGRGVYFTNPQGIENILSRVTGANRSEILGRLGVLGNANLFLLNPSGIVFGQNASLDVEGSFVASTASSLKFADSTEFNATNPQSTPLLTINVPIGLQFGSNAASVSISGSRLQVNPGKSLALVGGNVSINGGKLIAPSGRVELGGVAGENTVKLFPNGDFFGLNFPQGVPQANVSLTNQAEVNVRSSNGGSIAVNAANVNMSGRSQLLAGISGIGSPNTQAGDIKINATGTVAIADDSRIFNEVARNAVGNSGSINIITGSLKLTNGAELSASTYGKGDAGTVNITATDAIKLDGKDNNGFDSDVSSTNSKQISLILGRLLDLDFFKTFFPRLNGEGGSECEVCGTRVNSGVFSIVESGAEGKAGDVTISTGSLELTNGADISTSTYGKGDAGSVNITATNAIKFNDSNAFSQVNSGAEGKAGGVTIRTGSLELTNGAQLSASTSGRDAGSVNITATDFIKFDGEDKDGFNSGAFSQVNSGAEGKAGGVTIRTGSLELTNGAQLSASTSGKGDAGSVNITATDFTKFDGEDKDGFNSGAFSQVNSGAEGTAGGVTIRTGSLELTNGAQLSASTSGKGDAGSVNITATDFTKFDGEDKDGFNSGAFSQVNSGAEGTAGGVTIRTGSLELTNGAQLSASTSGKGDAGSVNIGVGSLELTNGAVISASTNGKGDAGSVNITATDFIKFNDSVAFSQVNSGAVGKAGDVTISTGSLDLNDGAVISASTFGKGDAGSVNITATDFIKFDGEDKNGFNSGAFSQVSSEAVGTAGGVTIRTGSLELTNGAVISASTNGKGNAGSVNITVTDVIKFDGEDKDGNSSGAFSQVSSGAVGTAGGVTISTSSLELTNGAAISASTNGKGDAGSINLNVTGLFSATDSEIVTSATQSSGGAIAITAGNIRLYGDSDITTNVETETGGGGDITLTANSIIAFDDSDILAFARDGKGGNINLNTRAFFGQNYQKASSALVSDNFDGNNRVDINASGAISSGVVTVPDTSFIQDSLSELPENAIDTGSLIANSCIARGSRQQEGTFVITGSGGLPTSPGNVLMSQYTFGTARTVSNTLPSANSPRRRWQKGDPIVEPQGVYQLSSGQLVLSRECF encoded by the coding sequence ATGTCTGGAGTATTTGTGCGTTTGGGCTGGTTGACTGGATTAAAAATAGCTATTGGTGGTACGCTCATTTTTTGGTCAAATAGTACACTCGCACAAGTCACGCCTGATACTACGTTGGGGGCTGAAGGTTCTGTGGTGACACCGAATGTAGAGATTAAGGGTGTGGTGAGCGATGCCCAAGGGCAAGAACTGGAAGTTCTACGCATTGATGGAGGAGCAATACGCGGGGGTAACCTGTTTCACAGTTTTCAGGAATTTAATGTTGGGGAAGGAAGAGGGGTTTATTTCACCAACCCTCAAGGAATTGAGAATATTCTCAGCCGGGTAACGGGGGCTAATCGTTCCGAGATATTGGGAAGGCTGGGTGTATTGGGGAATGCCAACTTGTTTCTGTTAAATCCGTCGGGGATCGTGTTTGGACAAAATGCGAGTTTGGATGTAGAGGGATCGTTTGTTGCCAGTACAGCCAGCAGCTTAAAATTTGCAGATAGCACAGAGTTTAATGCCACAAATCCTCAATCTACACCTTTGTTAACTATTAATGTGCCCATAGGTTTGCAATTTGGGAGTAATGCAGCAAGTGTTTCGATAAGTGGGTCTAGGTTACAGGTAAACCCCGGTAAGAGCCTAGCACTTGTTGGCGGCAATGTGAGCATAAATGGTGGGAAACTTATCGCTCCTTCAGGACGTGTGGAGTTGGGAGGGGTAGCAGGAGAAAACACTGTCAAACTTTTTCCTAACGGGGATTTCTTTGGTTTGAATTTTCCCCAAGGAGTGCCGCAAGCTAATGTATCTCTGACCAATCAAGCTGAAGTGAATGTACGTTCAAGCAATGGAGGTAGCATAGCAGTCAACGCAGCGAACGTAAATATGTCGGGGAGAAGCCAACTTTTGGCAGGAATTTCAGGGATTGGCTCACCCAACACTCAAGCGGGAGATATTAAAATTAATGCCACTGGAACAGTTGCGATCGCAGACGATAGTAGAATTTTCAACGAAGTGGCACGAAACGCTGTGGGCAATAGTGGTAGCATCAACATCATCACAGGCTCGTTAAAACTAACAAATGGTGCCGAACTAAGTGCCAGTACCTATGGAAAAGGAGATGCGGGCACTGTGAACATTACCGCTACTGATGCCATTAAGTTGGATGGCAAAGACAACAATGGATTTGATAGTGACGTGAGTTCAACGAATTCAAAACAGATCTCTCTTATATTAGGGAGGCTTCTAGACTTAGACTTTTTTAAAACGTTCTTCCCCCGCCTTAATGGAGAAGGAGGCAGTGAGTGTGAGGTCTGTGGAACTCGCGTTAACAGCGGAGTATTTAGCATAGTGGAATCGGGAGCAGAAGGCAAAGCTGGGGATGTAACGATAAGCACAGGCTCCTTAGAACTGACCAATGGTGCTGACATTAGTACCAGTACCTATGGAAAAGGAGATGCGGGCAGCGTGAATATTACTGCTACTAATGCCATCAAGTTTAATGACAGTAATGCATTTAGCCAAGTCAACAGTGGAGCGGAAGGCAAAGCTGGGGGTGTAACAATACGCACAGGCTCCTTAGAACTGACCAATGGTGCTCAACTGAGTGCCAGTACCAGTGGAAGAGATGCGGGCAGTGTGAACATTACTGCTACTGATTTCATCAAATTTGATGGCGAAGATAAGGATGGATTTAACAGTGGGGCATTCAGCCAAGTCAACAGTGGAGCGGAAGGCAAAGCTGGAGGTGTAACAATACGCACAGGCTCCTTAGAACTGACCAATGGTGCTCAACTGAGTGCCAGTACCAGTGGAAAAGGAGATGCGGGCAGTGTGAACATTACTGCTACTGATTTTACCAAATTTGATGGCGAAGATAAGGATGGATTTAACAGTGGGGCATTCAGCCAAGTCAACAGTGGAGCGGAAGGCACAGCTGGGGGTGTAACAATACGCACAGGCTCCTTAGAACTGACCAATGGTGCTCAACTGAGTGCCAGTACCAGTGGAAAAGGAGATGCGGGCAGTGTGAACATTACTGCTACTGATTTTACCAAATTTGATGGCGAAGATAAGGATGGATTTAACAGTGGGGCATTCAGCCAAGTCAACAGTGGAGCGGAAGGCACAGCTGGGGGTGTAACAATACGCACAGGCTCCTTAGAACTGACCAATGGTGCTCAACTGAGTGCCAGTACCAGTGGAAAAGGAGATGCGGGCAGTGTGAACATAGGCGTAGGCTCGTTAGAACTGACCAATGGTGCTGTAATTAGTGCCAGTACTAATGGAAAAGGCGATGCAGGTAGTGTAAACATTACCGCTACTGATTTCATCAAGTTTAATGATAGTGTTGCATTTAGCCAAGTCAACAGTGGAGCGGTGGGCAAAGCCGGGGATGTAACGATAAGCACAGGCTCATTGGATCTGAACGATGGTGCTGTAATTAGTGCCAGTACATTTGGAAAAGGAGATGCGGGCAGTGTGAACATTACTGCTACTGATTTCATCAAATTTGATGGCGAAGATAAAAATGGATTTAACAGTGGGGCATTCAGCCAGGTCAGCAGTGAAGCGGTAGGCACAGCTGGGGGTGTAACAATACGCACCGGCTCGTTAGAACTGACCAATGGTGCTGTAATTAGTGCCAGTACCAATGGAAAAGGCAATGCAGGTAGTGTGAACATTACCGTCACTGATGTCATCAAGTTTGATGGTGAAGATAAGGATGGAAATTCCAGTGGGGCATTCAGCCAGGTCAGCAGTGGAGCGGTAGGCACAGCCGGGGGTGTAACGATAAGCACAAGCTCCTTAGAATTGACCAATGGTGCTGCAATTAGTGCCAGTACTAATGGAAAAGGAGATGCGGGTAGTATCAATCTTAACGTTACCGGACTTTTTAGCGCTACTGATAGTGAGATCGTTACATCTGCAACACAATCTTCCGGAGGCGCGATCGCAATCACAGCAGGTAACATTCGCCTTTACGGTGACAGTGATATCACAACCAATGTCGAAACAGAGACAGGTGGCGGTGGTGACATCACGCTAACAGCTAATTCTATCATTGCTTTTGATGACAGCGATATCCTGGCGTTTGCGCGAGATGGCAAAGGCGGTAACATTAACCTCAATACCCGTGCGTTCTTTGGTCAAAATTACCAAAAAGCTTCTTCTGCTCTTGTTTCCGACAACTTTGATGGGAACAACCGTGTTGATATCAATGCCAGTGGAGCGATTTCCTCTGGTGTGGTAACCGTACCCGACACCAGTTTCATTCAAGATAGCTTGAGTGAGTTACCTGAAAATGCTATTGACACGGGTAGCTTGATTGCTAATAGTTGCATTGCACGCGGTTCTCGCCAGCAAGAGGGAACTTTCGTTATTACGGGTTCTGGTGGTTTACCTACAAGTCCGGGAAACGTTTTGATGTCACAATATACTTTTGGCACTGCGCGTACTGTATCTAACACTCTCCCATCTGCCAACTCGCCTCGTCGTCGTTGGCAGAAAGGCGATCCGATTGTAGAACCGCAAGGTGTGTATCAATTGTCTTCAGGTCAGCTTGTTTTGAGTCGCGAATGTTTTTGA
- a CDS encoding GTPase family protein encodes MQTGSLYTDKKIEQIKAEVERAIAQEENKPFVVSIMGQTGVGKSSLLNALFGTRLATSSVRPCTKEIERVTTKNQLGHELWFYDLPGIGESDEADAQYLQQYRQKLLNSDVVLWAIHADNRSITFDTRALNQILSSFSKSEQVELISKITFVLTKVDLLTSPPWILSVDLPTSPPWVLPKMDRYGVFVPHPLTRQILQEKASYYQEVFLKPYGELVVSQTYNDSYFDVNEPPFSYDRDTVRYHGFLTLQSLEGLKKRFPQHSKIFERLYDNYQVIPCSSLFRYNLNQLMLVIVNKLGVNAIKRFKNFFDSKQMNKVLLSEAKKYSNIMVFDANRNKVIFDLSREKI; translated from the coding sequence ATGCAGACAGGAAGCTTATACACAGATAAAAAAATAGAACAGATTAAGGCAGAAGTTGAAAGAGCGATCGCTCAAGAAGAAAACAAACCTTTTGTAGTATCTATTATGGGACAAACAGGTGTGGGGAAATCCTCACTGCTGAATGCTCTGTTTGGTACTCGTTTAGCGACAAGTTCTGTACGTCCATGTACCAAAGAAATTGAGCGCGTTACTACTAAAAACCAGTTAGGGCATGAACTTTGGTTTTACGATTTACCTGGTATAGGAGAATCTGATGAAGCTGATGCTCAGTATCTTCAACAATATAGGCAAAAGCTTTTAAATTCTGATGTAGTTCTCTGGGCAATTCATGCTGACAATCGCTCTATTACTTTTGACACTCGTGCCTTAAATCAAATTTTAAGCTCTTTCAGTAAAAGCGAACAGGTGGAGTTGATAAGCAAAATTACTTTTGTTTTGACTAAGGTTGATTTACTGACATCACCTCCCTGGATTTTGTCTGTTGATTTACCGACATCACCTCCCTGGGTGTTACCAAAAATGGATCGTTATGGAGTGTTTGTACCTCATCCATTAACACGACAAATTCTGCAAGAAAAGGCTTCATACTATCAAGAGGTATTTCTCAAACCCTACGGTGAGCTAGTTGTTTCCCAAACTTATAACGACAGTTATTTCGACGTTAATGAGCCTCCTTTTTCTTACGATCGGGATACGGTTCGTTATCATGGGTTTTTGACTCTACAGAGTCTAGAAGGTTTGAAAAAACGCTTTCCCCAACATTCAAAAATCTTTGAGAGATTGTATGACAACTATCAAGTTATTCCTTGCTCATCCCTGTTTAGATACAATTTGAATCAATTAATGTTAGTGATTGTAAATAAGTTGGGAGTCAACGCTATTAAACGTTTCAAAAACTTCTTTGACAGCAAACAAATGAATAAAGTTCTTTTGTCGGAAGCGAAGAAGTATTCTAACATCATGGTTTTCGATGCCAACAGAAACAAAGTGATTTTCGATTTGTCTCGTGAAAAGATATAA
- a CDS encoding ShlB/FhaC/HecB family hemolysin secretion/activation protein — protein MLPERAATEASSNFSIAQSSPPSGVTIPPTAPGRVEETIPNPTQPPLPIPSTPKEPPPNLQTPIAPQPTLPPSPTNTSFYIKKIEVLGNTVLKNEINQLVKEYENRKVTFEELITLRSAITELYFKNGYITSGAFLPNNQDLKNGLVEIQVVEGDLERIEINGLNRLRKGYVLRRLGNATKAPLNRKRLESGLQLLQLDPLIERVNAELTAGSTSGRNILRVDLKEAPAFHAGIIIDNYQSPSIGSIQGRVNARHDNLLGFGDRLTAEYGRTDGLNLYSFSYGLPLLPHNGTLNFSYSNNDSNIIEDPFQDLDIRSESETFSVGLRQPLVQSPQTEFAVGISLDVRRSQTFLLDDIPFSFSEGPEDGRSRVTVIRFYQDWVNRSGTQVLAARSQFNFGIDAFDATVNNTGTDGRFFSWLGQFQWVQQLSPRAILLSRINAQLTPDSLLSLERFSIGGIDTVRGYRQNQLVSDNGVVASFELRVPVTANPRTLQITPFFEIGGGWNNRDSNPDPSLIAGLGLGVEWQITRGLDVRLDYGVPLIGVSDRGDSLQDNGFYFSLQYQPF, from the coding sequence ATGCTCCCAGAGAGAGCCGCCACTGAAGCATCTTCTAACTTTTCAATAGCCCAATCGTCCCCCCCTTCTGGAGTCACCATTCCCCCAACTGCACCAGGGCGTGTTGAGGAAACTATTCCCAACCCCACTCAACCTCCTCTACCCATCCCCTCTACTCCAAAAGAACCACCACCCAATCTCCAAACACCGATCGCTCCTCAACCCACCTTACCCCCTTCTCCCACAAACACAAGCTTTTACATCAAAAAAATCGAAGTCCTGGGCAATACCGTTCTTAAAAACGAGATTAATCAGCTAGTCAAAGAATATGAAAACCGGAAAGTTACCTTTGAAGAGTTAATTACTTTGCGCTCTGCTATCACCGAACTTTACTTCAAAAACGGTTACATCACTTCCGGTGCATTTCTGCCCAACAACCAAGATCTAAAAAACGGTCTCGTGGAAATTCAAGTCGTAGAGGGCGACTTGGAGCGAATCGAAATAAATGGCTTAAACCGCCTGCGAAAAGGATACGTACTTCGTCGCCTGGGGAATGCTACAAAAGCTCCCCTAAACCGCAAACGCTTAGAATCCGGTTTGCAACTGTTGCAGCTTGACCCACTTATAGAACGGGTTAATGCAGAATTAACTGCAGGTAGTACTTCCGGTCGCAATATCTTACGAGTAGATTTGAAAGAAGCCCCTGCATTTCACGCAGGTATTATCATCGATAACTACCAATCTCCCAGCATCGGTTCAATTCAAGGTCGAGTCAACGCCCGTCACGACAACTTGCTGGGTTTTGGCGATCGCCTTACCGCCGAATACGGGCGCACCGATGGGCTTAACCTCTACAGCTTCAGCTACGGCTTACCGCTTCTTCCACATAATGGCACTCTCAACTTCAGCTACAGCAACAACGACAGCAACATTATCGAAGACCCTTTCCAAGACTTGGATATTCGCAGCGAATCCGAAACCTTTTCCGTAGGTCTGCGCCAACCCTTAGTACAATCCCCTCAAACTGAGTTTGCAGTTGGTATATCATTAGATGTGCGCCGCTCTCAAACCTTCCTCCTCGATGATATCCCCTTCTCCTTCTCAGAAGGACCGGAAGACGGAAGATCCAGAGTCACCGTCATTCGGTTTTACCAAGACTGGGTCAATCGGAGTGGAACGCAAGTCCTAGCAGCGCGATCGCAATTCAACTTCGGTATTGATGCTTTTGATGCAACTGTCAATAACACGGGAACCGATGGGCGCTTCTTTTCCTGGCTCGGACAGTTTCAGTGGGTACAGCAGTTATCTCCAAGAGCCATACTGCTAAGTCGCATCAACGCCCAGTTAACTCCAGACTCTCTTTTATCATTAGAAAGATTTAGTATTGGTGGTATAGACACAGTTAGGGGCTATCGCCAAAACCAACTCGTATCTGACAATGGCGTTGTCGCTTCTTTTGAACTCCGCGTTCCCGTCACCGCTAACCCCAGAACCCTACAAATCACCCCATTTTTTGAAATTGGCGGTGGGTGGAACAATCGCGATTCCAACCCAGACCCCAGTTTGATAGCAGGTTTGGGTTTGGGTGTGGAATGGCAAATTACCCGTGGTTTGGATGTACGCCTAGATTACGGTGTTCCATTGATTGGAGTGAGCGATCGCGGAGACTCCCTGCAAGATAATGGTTTTTATTTCTCACTGCAATATCAACCTTTTTAA
- a CDS encoding DNA cytosine methyltransferase yields the protein MILWSEKTLLAERIPLNKHWTVIDLFSGVGGMSYGFHAHPKFRILGAVDAQIGKPSSSRGSLQCNLAYQANMGLKPMDEDISTLEPKDLRRVLANTLGTDAPDVLISCAPCTGFSRTLPENHLLDDPRNSLITRSALFVKEFKPAIFLMENARELVVGNFTHHYQRLQEELMHLGYQVYGKNYMLNRFGLPQRRERAFVIAVRENFSLKTLEDLWSGFRVRLEATHVRRAISSLPPIAGGQPNPNDPLHIAPGFSELKSLKRLQMIPKDGGSWADLRHCPEARDLLTPAMLRYISQGKLGSHPDVYGRLSWDKPAVTIKRECAHIGNGRYSHPEQDRLCTVREMSILQGFPRNYKFVASGLANMYRQIGDAVPPLISYQLAHLCEWILSGRKPLISSIILPYTHLKLEDIESEFDEQQTNLELSSRISIPV from the coding sequence TTGATACTTTGGTCAGAAAAAACTTTATTAGCAGAAAGGATACCGTTGAACAAGCACTGGACTGTAATTGACCTTTTTTCGGGCGTAGGAGGAATGAGCTATGGCTTCCATGCTCATCCAAAATTCAGGATACTAGGGGCTGTTGATGCCCAGATAGGTAAGCCTAGCAGCAGCAGGGGATCTTTGCAATGTAATCTCGCCTATCAAGCAAATATGGGTTTAAAGCCGATGGACGAGGATATATCAACTCTGGAACCGAAGGATCTACGCAGAGTTCTGGCAAACACTCTTGGTACTGATGCCCCTGATGTCCTAATTTCATGTGCGCCCTGCACTGGGTTCTCCAGAACACTGCCTGAAAATCACCTATTAGATGACCCCCGAAACTCATTGATAACGCGCAGTGCTCTCTTTGTGAAGGAATTTAAACCAGCAATTTTCCTAATGGAGAATGCAAGAGAGTTGGTTGTCGGTAACTTCACTCATCACTACCAAAGGCTACAGGAAGAACTTATGCACCTTGGCTACCAGGTTTATGGGAAAAATTATATGCTGAATCGGTTCGGTCTTCCGCAACGTAGAGAACGGGCATTCGTTATTGCAGTGCGAGAAAATTTCTCCCTCAAAACCCTTGAAGATTTGTGGAGCGGGTTTCGTGTTAGGTTAGAAGCAACCCATGTTCGCAGAGCCATTTCATCACTACCGCCAATAGCTGGGGGGCAGCCAAACCCGAACGATCCCCTGCATATTGCACCCGGATTTTCAGAGCTAAAAAGTTTGAAACGGCTTCAGATGATACCAAAGGACGGTGGTTCTTGGGCTGATTTAAGACATTGCCCAGAGGCACGCGATCTTCTGACTCCGGCGATGTTGCGCTACATTTCTCAGGGAAAATTAGGGTCGCATCCGGATGTGTACGGTCGGTTAAGCTGGGATAAGCCAGCCGTGACTATTAAGAGAGAATGTGCTCATATCGGTAATGGGCGTTACAGCCATCCCGAACAAGACCGTCTGTGTACCGTTAGGGAGATGTCTATCCTTCAGGGTTTTCCAAGGAACTACAAATTTGTGGCATCCGGGCTAGCAAATATGTATAGGCAAATAGGCGACGCTGTGCCTCCGCTCATCTCCTATCAATTAGCTCACCTGTGTGAATGGATTCTAAGTGGCAGAAAACCCTTAATTAGTTCAATTATACTTCCTTATACTCATCTTAAGCTAGAGGATATTGAATCAGAATTTGATGAACAACAGACAAATCTTGAGTTGTCCTCACGTATTTCAATCCCCGTCTGA
- a CDS encoding group II intron reverse transcriptase/maturase, whose translation MIRHSSNTSESWKTLPWKKFRQNLFRLQRRVFKAVQVGDYRKAKSLQKLILKSTGARLLAVRQVSQLNAGKKTPGIDGIAKLTFEQRFELSDELLRHGRKWQHLGLREIPLPKKDGKIRILKVPTMSDRAWQCLVKYALEPAHEATFHARSYGFRTGRSAHDAQKHLFDNLNSRVNGKEKRVIELDIEKCFDRISHSTIMDRLIAPASIKQGIFRCLKAGVNPEFPEQGTPQGGVVSPLLANIALNGIEEIHQSVRYADDMIIILKPEDNAQEILDLISRFLAERGMNISEKKTKLTATTDGFDFLGWHINVQANGKFRCVPSVDNFKTFRKKVKYIANNANYGATIKAMKLAPVVRGWRNYHRFCKMDGSRFSLYHIESRAIKVFNKETKLNRETSKKLLDKAFPKVPYSENKHVKVRGEKSPFDGDIAYWSERNSKLYFGKTSKALKRQNHTCGYCGLKMLSDEKVHLHHVDGDHNNWKVNNLLAVHESCHDYIHMSTAQS comes from the coding sequence ATGATTAGACACAGTAGCAATACTAGTGAATCCTGGAAAACGTTACCGTGGAAGAAATTCCGCCAAAACTTATTCCGCCTACAAAGAAGAGTGTTTAAAGCTGTTCAAGTTGGAGACTACCGGAAAGCGAAGTCCCTTCAAAAGCTGATTCTGAAATCCACCGGAGCGCGATTACTGGCTGTACGTCAAGTATCACAGCTAAATGCTGGGAAAAAGACCCCAGGAATCGATGGTATAGCCAAGCTCACGTTCGAGCAACGCTTTGAACTGAGTGACGAGCTATTACGCCATGGCAGAAAATGGCAACACCTTGGACTGCGCGAAATTCCTCTCCCTAAAAAGGACGGGAAAATCAGGATTCTTAAAGTTCCCACAATGAGCGACCGCGCTTGGCAATGTCTGGTGAAATATGCCTTAGAACCAGCACACGAAGCCACCTTCCACGCCAGGAGTTACGGATTCAGGACAGGGCGGTCGGCACACGACGCACAAAAACACCTGTTCGATAACCTAAACTCTAGGGTAAATGGAAAGGAAAAACGAGTCATCGAACTTGACATCGAAAAGTGCTTCGACAGGATAAGCCACTCAACAATAATGGACAGACTCATCGCTCCCGCGAGCATAAAGCAAGGAATCTTCCGATGTTTAAAAGCAGGAGTCAACCCAGAATTCCCGGAACAAGGAACGCCGCAAGGCGGGGTGGTAAGTCCCTTATTAGCTAACATTGCACTCAACGGGATAGAGGAAATACATCAATCGGTACGATATGCCGATGACATGATTATAATCCTCAAACCTGAAGACAACGCACAAGAAATACTTGACCTCATCAGCCGATTTCTCGCAGAAAGGGGAATGAATATCAGTGAAAAGAAAACCAAGCTAACCGCTACGACAGATGGCTTTGATTTTCTCGGTTGGCACATAAACGTGCAAGCCAACGGAAAGTTTAGGTGTGTCCCTTCAGTGGATAACTTCAAAACATTCCGTAAGAAAGTCAAATACATTGCCAACAACGCGAACTATGGTGCCACGATAAAGGCTATGAAACTAGCCCCCGTGGTTAGAGGCTGGAGGAACTACCACCGTTTCTGTAAGATGGATGGGTCACGATTCTCGTTATACCACATCGAAAGCAGAGCAATTAAGGTGTTCAACAAGGAAACCAAGCTCAACCGCGAAACTAGCAAGAAATTGCTAGATAAAGCGTTCCCAAAGGTTCCTTACTCCGAAAATAAACACGTCAAAGTCAGAGGTGAGAAATCACCATTCGATGGCGACATCGCCTACTGGAGCGAACGAAACAGCAAACTCTACTTCGGCAAAACCTCTAAAGCATTAAAACGTCAAAACCATACTTGTGGATACTGCGGCTTAAAGATGCTCAGTGATGAGAAGGTACACCTGCATCATGTAGATGGTGACCATAACAATTGGAAAGTAAATAACCTTCTAGCGGTTCACGAAAGCTGTCACGATTATATCCACATGAGCACAGCACAAAGCTAA